Proteins encoded in a region of the Macrobrachium rosenbergii isolate ZJJX-2024 chromosome 34, ASM4041242v1, whole genome shotgun sequence genome:
- the LOC136856024 gene encoding trichohyalin-like, which yields MKCVRFVNSVLARIPQVGPVDFSIITSVLQPRSVASVLKWNWFAGLLVALGGSFYYKFRQEEKARRHAEKDNLTLLRHMDNLRDICDDWKKTAEEARQKNRDLLDDIDNKAKVEAALQQRVTKLEKALNDDKLRHVEEVMDLEEEANNRIQMTEEKNKALKKINEKNQALISRQRRELDDLNDLLTSKDLERERLRNDLAAVGREKEDLLTILQEREEFIRELSERLFQMTEERDQLEREIEDLIEFQEEMFEPFSLIHMVIAHLEEELSTKEKTYNQALEERDEEFQRKLEKAHTYVEELESANEKLKHANEENEASIVKRQNEIDELNGLVTKQGLELNKGRLDMQEMKKRENGLENERSSLQKRLTEQENQLAAFRHEKEDLLRSLQGQEEIKKELSEEKERLRGEMKKEQSLKEALREELEKAKQVNRDLAQEMDDTEASFQKRTGELEDELCQKEKENAHHRGHIESLENEKKSVAEESEQRENELRDAHDLLRGKLEEASVRNQDLLQEIAQKDNNEVALLQRIEDTEEEKRKLESERKIFTLAYEDLERRIQDLEKRNKDLEKRNEDLEKRNEDLEKRNEDLEKRNEDLEKRNEDLDRTNAKEDAIIRKQRQVIKDVYAHMGTMKAEMIDMIGEDLEQEEENSD from the exons ATGAAATGTGTTCGCTTTGTTAATAGTGTTTTGGCCCGGATCCCTCAAGTTGGACCCGTGGATTTTTCTATTATAACTAGTGTCCTCCAACCAAGATCTGTAGCGAGTGTCCTTAAGTGGAATTGGTTCGCTGGACTCTTGGTCGCACTTGGAGGAAGTTTCTATTATAAATTCCGCCAGGAGGAAAAGGCCCGCAGACATGCAGAAAAGGACAACCTGACCCTTCTTCGCCACATGGACAACTTGCGGGACATTTGTGACGACTGGAAAAAGACCGCGGAAGAAGCACGGCAAAAGAATAGAGACCTCTTAGACGACATCGACAACAAGGCAAAGGTTGAAGCAGCCCTCCAACAGAGGGTTACCAAACTGGAAAAGGCTTTAAACGACGACAAACTCAGACATGTAGAAGAGGTAATGGACTTGGAAGAAGAAGCAAATAATCGGATTCAGAtgactgaagaaaagaacaaagctTTGAAGAAGATCAACGAGAAAAATCAAGCTCTGATTTCACGACAACGGCGAGAACTCGACGACCTGAATGACCTCCTCACGTCAAAAGATTTGGAAAGAGAACGCCTGAGAAACGACCTGGCAGCGGTTGGTCGTGAGAAAGAAGACCTTCTCACAATTCTGCAGGAACGAGAGGAATTCATAAGGGAACTGTCGGAAAGGCTGTTCCAGATGACCGAAGAGAGAGATCAGCTGGAAAGAGAAATTGAGGATCTGATAGAGTTCCAAGAGGAGATGTTTGAACCATTTTCTCTGATCCATATG GTTATCGCTCATTTGGAAGAGGAATTATCTACCAAGGAAAAAACCTACAATCAAGCTCTCGAGGAACGTGATGAGGAATTCCAGAGGAAACTGGAAAAGGCCCACACTTACGTCGAAGAGTTAGAGTCTGCAAACGAAAAGCTGAAGCATGCCAATGAGGAAAATGAGGCGTCAATTGTGAAACGCCAGAATGAAATTGATGAATTGAATGGCCTTGTAACAAAACAAGGATTAGAATTGAATAAAGGCCGACTTGACAtgcaggagatgaagaagagagagaatgggctGGAAAACGAACGCTCCTCTCTACAGAAACGCTTGACAGAACAAGAAAACCAGCTGGCAGCCTTTCGTCATGAGAAAGAAGACCTCCTCAGAAGTCTGCAGGGACAGGAGGAAATCAAGAAGGAATTgtcagaagagaaagagaggctcagaggagaaatgaagaaagagcaGAGCCTGAAAGAAGCACTCAGAGAGGAATTGGAGAAGGCCAAGCAGGTGAATCGTGACCTCGCCCAGGAAATGGACGACACCGAAGCTTCTTTCCAGAAGAGGACTGGTGAACTGGAAGATGAATTATgtcagaaggaaaaggaaaatgcacATCACAGAGGGCATATAGAGAGCTTGGAAAACGAGAAGAAATCAGTGGCAGAGGAGAGCGAGCAAAGAGAGAACGAGTTGCGAGATGCCCATGATCTGCTCAGAGGGAAGTTGGAGGAGGCCAGTGTGAGGAACCAGGACCTCCTTCAGGAAATCGCCCAAAAGGACAACAACGAAGTTGCCCTCCTGCAAAGAATTGAAGACActgaggaggaaaagaggaaattagaaagtgaaaggaaaattttcacaCTTGCATACGAGGACCTGGAAAGGAGGATTCAGGACCTGGAGAAGAGGAACAAAGACCTAGAGAAGAGGAACGAGGACCTAGAGAAGAGGAACGAGGACCTAGAGAAGAGGAACGAGGACCTAGAGAAGAGGAACGAGGACCTAGAGAAGAGGAACGAGGACCTAGACAGGACGAACGCCAAAGAAGACGCCATCATCAGAAAGCAGCGTCAGGTAATCAAAGACGTTTACGCCCACATGGGTACGATGAAGGCGGAGATGATAGACATGATAGGAGAAGACctggaacaagaagaagaaaactccGATTAA